The following DNA comes from Alienimonas californiensis.
ATTATCCCGCTCCCCGGGGTCCGTGGCAAGATTGTATAACTGCCCGACCGGCTCTCCCGGCTGCGGCCGCTCGATCTTCGGCTTGCTGAAGCCCCCGCTGCCCCGCCAGGGGATCAGTTTCCAGCGGCCCTCGGCGTCGTCCAGCCGGACGAAGTCCCGCTCCCCCGTCGCCTCCAGCAGCGCCTCGGTCCGGGGGGCCGTTGACGTCTGCCCGCTCCAGACCGGCCACTGGTTCACCCCGTCCGGGGCGGCCCCGGCGGGCAGGTCCACCCCGCAGGCGGCGGCGAGCGTCGGCAGCAGATCTGTGTGCAGCGTCAGGGCGTCGCTCGTCCCCCCCGCCACCCCAAGCCCGGCAACCCCCGGCCCGGCGACGAAGAACGGCACGCGGTGCCCGCCCTCCCAGGCGTCCCCCTTCATCCCCCGGTACGGCCCGGCACTGGCGTGGCCGTATTGCGCTTCGTCCTCGTCGTACCAGACCGGGCCGTTGTCGCTGGTGAACACGACGAGGGTGTTTTCCGTCATGCCGGCTTCGTCCAACGCCGCCAGGATCGTGCCGACGGCGGCGTCCGTCTCGTGGACGAACTGCCCGTAGAGGCCCACCCCGCCCTGATAGTCGGCGGGATCGCCTTTCACCGCCCACGGCGTGTGCGGCGAGGCGAGGGTGACGTACAGCATAAACGGCTCGCCCATTTTCGTGGGGTTCGTCACCGCCGCCACGGCGGCGTCGCGGAAGGCTGGCAGAACCTTCTGATGCTCGAACGCGGGGGCGCTCCCGCCGGCCCGCCAGAAGTTCCCCTGAATCGGGCTCCACCCCGGCGAGGCGGAGTCCGCAACATGCCGGCTCGGCGGGTCGACCGCGGCGCGATGATGGAGGAAGTAGTACGGCGGGATATCGAGGCTCGCCGGGATGCCGAAGTAGTCCGCGAACCCGCGGTCCACCGGCCCGCCGCGGT
Coding sequences within:
- a CDS encoding sulfatase family protein, coding for MSLFVLLAAAVLAPADPAGPAAQQPAADRPADARPNVVVILADDMGWGDLGANNPDSKIPTPHLDELAARGLRLTDAHSPAAWCTPTRYSLLTGRYSRRGRPWDWNERPQIPEGTPTLGSVFADAGYRTAMVGKWHLGFEGPDGKPLSEERTGEHRGGPVDRGFADYFGIPASLDIPPYYFLHHRAAVDPPSRHVADSASPGWSPIQGNFWRAGGSAPAFEHQKVLPAFRDAAVAAVTNPTKMGEPFMLYVTLASPHTPWAVKGDPADYQGGVGLYGQFVHETDAAVGTILAALDEAGMTENTLVVFTSDNGPVWYDEDEAQYGHASAGPYRGMKGDAWEGGHRVPFFVAGPGVAGLGVAGGTSDALTLHTDLLPTLAAACGVDLPAGAAPDGVNQWPVWSGQTSTAPRTEALLEATGERDFVRLDDAEGRWKLIPWRGSGGFSKPKIERPQPGEPVGQLYNLATDPGERDNRYDDRPEKVAALTAALKRLQATSAPAEAN